One stretch of Bradyrhizobium canariense DNA includes these proteins:
- a CDS encoding N,N-dimethylformamidase, small subunit, with translation MIPIPRKSSPDAKRMIDEHKECIDSMKGVAGNSVLKCATPGDTTTVTGGIHEDFQLNRVLLRMRAQPAKGKLVVVCTKVEKEWRIARLSGIRGVPPEFATDKVYDNEQDPQHDIFLMRLEEFAETDGFPEHFREGWKRRDDMWTVT, from the coding sequence ATGATTCCGATCCCACGGAAGTCTTCCCCCGATGCCAAGCGCATGATCGACGAGCACAAGGAGTGCATCGATTCCATGAAGGGAGTTGCCGGCAATAGCGTGCTCAAATGCGCAACGCCCGGCGATACCACCACGGTGACCGGCGGCATTCACGAGGACTTTCAGCTCAACCGCGTTCTGCTGCGCATGCGCGCCCAGCCGGCCAAGGGCAAGCTCGTCGTCGTGTGCACCAAGGTCGAGAAGGAATGGCGCATCGCGCGGCTCTCGGGCATTCGGGGGGTGCCTCCGGAGTTCGCCACCGACAAGGTCTATGACAACGAACAGGACCCCCAGCACGACATCTTCCTGATGCGGCTAGAAGAGTTCGCCGAGACCGACGGTTTTCCGGAGCACTTCCGCGAGGGGTGGAAGCGACGGGATGATATGTGGACCGTGACCTGA
- a CDS encoding N,N-dimethylformamidase beta subunit family domain-containing protein encodes MTWMKITGYADKFSVHPGDTIKFFVNCDGPAEYQAEIVKMIHADTNPRGPGFIEESIKATCDGTYKGMKQEIYSGSYGYVADKPQFCVESVTLQCWIWPTTPKTHPKYWKHGAQGLVTKWLNGKGYGLFINEDGCVEFRVNDQVISTGAPLRDHAWHFVAASFDAKTGEAILYHEPQIVYALDPEIPPVKKKLAAKLAYTPGTPTVIAGYCGALSDAPQAKASVPAGILIKGHYNGKIDSPRISNRALSRLEIETMKLGAQPGLSERRNSGPTGKLSEAIVASWDFSDGINTLAGKDKGPYLFHATIVNCPTRAMTGYNWEGQVFDWKTAPEQYGAIHFHDDDIDDARWATSFEWTVPKGTSSKFYAAKLTSKDGGEDYIPFWVVPRVGEETAKIAYMVPTISYMAYANEHLANNAGGAELLVYRVPIMQQQNMFLSEHREYGGSIYDTHTDGSGLCLSSRLRPILSIRPKYDHFLAQAPWQYPADLHMIYWLEKKGYEYDIITDEDVTYDGLARLENYNVIITGSHPEHNSGPQLDALHNYMQRGGRFMYMGADGWYWVHSYHPGYDGLGRGIVTEMRRCESGIRTWRADPGEYYHQGTGELGGMWRFRGRYLHTIAGTGMSSEGFDISSYYSRTPESNDERVAWAFEGITYDEKLGNFGLVGGGAAGTELDIVDTMLGSPPHTLVVATSAGRHTEGYLLVMEDYGFNQQGLDGTQHPRVRSDIAYHETPNGGASFAFSSIAFCGALPWNNGDNNISTLVGNVLNRFMKDGPLPTPSPAAIIHRGRADYDQPMNKARK; translated from the coding sequence ATGACGTGGATGAAGATTACCGGCTATGCGGACAAGTTCAGCGTCCATCCGGGGGATACGATCAAGTTTTTTGTCAATTGCGACGGGCCTGCCGAATACCAGGCAGAAATCGTCAAGATGATTCACGCCGACACCAATCCGCGCGGTCCTGGATTCATCGAGGAGTCGATCAAGGCCACGTGCGACGGTACCTACAAGGGAATGAAGCAGGAGATCTACAGCGGCTCCTATGGCTACGTAGCCGACAAGCCGCAATTCTGCGTCGAAAGCGTGACGCTACAGTGCTGGATCTGGCCGACCACGCCGAAGACGCATCCCAAATACTGGAAGCACGGCGCGCAGGGCCTGGTCACAAAATGGCTCAATGGCAAGGGATACGGCCTCTTCATCAATGAGGATGGATGCGTTGAATTCCGCGTCAATGACCAGGTCATCTCGACGGGTGCGCCGCTGCGCGATCATGCCTGGCATTTCGTGGCGGCATCGTTCGACGCCAAGACCGGCGAAGCTATTCTCTATCACGAGCCGCAGATCGTGTACGCACTCGATCCGGAGATCCCGCCGGTCAAGAAGAAGCTCGCCGCCAAGCTGGCCTACACGCCGGGCACACCGACGGTGATCGCCGGCTATTGCGGCGCGTTGAGCGACGCGCCGCAGGCCAAGGCGTCGGTGCCGGCCGGCATCCTCATCAAGGGGCATTACAACGGCAAGATCGACAGTCCGCGGATCTCCAACCGTGCCTTGAGCCGACTCGAGATCGAGACGATGAAGCTCGGCGCGCAGCCGGGGCTCAGCGAGCGACGAAATTCCGGCCCGACCGGCAAACTCTCCGAGGCGATCGTCGCCTCATGGGACTTTTCGGACGGCATCAACACCCTCGCCGGCAAGGACAAGGGGCCCTATCTGTTTCACGCCACCATCGTCAATTGTCCGACGCGGGCCATGACCGGCTACAATTGGGAAGGCCAGGTGTTCGACTGGAAGACTGCGCCCGAACAATATGGCGCCATCCATTTTCACGACGACGATATCGACGACGCGCGCTGGGCCACCAGCTTCGAATGGACGGTGCCGAAGGGGACCAGCAGCAAGTTCTACGCCGCCAAACTGACCTCGAAGGATGGCGGGGAGGATTACATCCCGTTCTGGGTGGTGCCGCGGGTTGGCGAGGAGACCGCGAAGATCGCCTACATGGTCCCCACCATCAGCTACATGGCCTATGCCAACGAGCACCTTGCCAACAATGCTGGCGGCGCGGAACTTCTCGTCTATCGCGTGCCGATCATGCAGCAACAGAACATGTTCCTGTCGGAGCACCGTGAATACGGCGGATCGATCTACGATACCCACACGGACGGCAGCGGCCTCTGCCTTTCCTCGCGGTTGCGGCCGATCCTCAGCATCCGGCCGAAATACGATCACTTCCTGGCGCAGGCGCCCTGGCAATATCCGGCGGACCTGCACATGATCTACTGGCTGGAGAAGAAGGGCTACGAGTACGACATCATCACCGATGAGGATGTCACCTATGACGGCCTCGCGCGGCTCGAAAACTACAACGTCATCATCACGGGGTCGCATCCCGAGCACAACAGCGGACCGCAGCTCGATGCGCTCCACAACTACATGCAGCGTGGCGGCCGCTTCATGTATATGGGCGCCGACGGCTGGTACTGGGTTCACTCCTACCATCCCGGCTATGACGGTCTGGGTCGCGGCATCGTCACCGAGATGAGGCGCTGCGAGTCCGGCATCCGTACCTGGCGGGCCGATCCCGGCGAGTACTATCACCAGGGAACCGGCGAACTCGGCGGCATGTGGCGCTTCCGGGGCCGCTATCTGCACACAATCGCGGGTACTGGTATGTCGTCGGAAGGCTTCGATATTTCCAGTTACTACTCGCGCACGCCGGAAAGCAACGACGAACGCGTGGCCTGGGCCTTTGAAGGCATTACCTACGACGAGAAGCTCGGCAATTTCGGTCTGGTCGGCGGCGGTGCCGCCGGCACCGAGCTCGACATCGTCGACACCATGCTCGGCAGTCCGCCCCACACTCTCGTGGTTGCAACCTCGGCCGGTCGGCACACCGAAGGCTACCTGCTGGTCATGGAGGATTATGGCTTCAACCAGCAAGGTCTGGACGGAACGCAGCATCCACGTGTTCGCTCGGATATCGCCTACCACGAGACGCCGAACGGCGGCGCTTCGTTTGCCTTCTCGTCGATCGCCTTCTGCGGCGCGCTGCCGTGGAACAACGGCGACAACAATATCTCGACGCTGGTCGGCAACGTGCTTAACCGCTTCATGAAGGATGGTCCGCTGCCGACGCCGAGTCCGGCGGCGATCATTCATCGCGGTCGTGCCGATTACGACCAGCCGATGAACAAGGCTCGAAAGTAG
- a CDS encoding ring-hydroxylating oxygenase subunit alpha, with translation MLAHPDTVFIDEGIDFLNPQLYSACRAPFGMATVLPRRAYTSEVFQRLENEKVWTRDWVCIGTAPEIANPLDLLPYTIGQHAIHVQRSEDGELIGRFNKAQHGGCRAIPAQCRTGKKTKCSYTSCGYSRDSEVIHGESLSEMTPQMGQFLGAIPERLLPVKVKTCGPLIFANIDPTPGTKQTLHGPEWTENLVRLEGHWQEHRANWKLAGAAIVDVARSCLSGGGGATNYVSAEWAFPNLILVRSRHATLVVVLQPTAMDRTLWRLSFFAQPELSHSTHEVACGKLLGLLDQASAVAKSLQSEIEMSLASDLTERTRAGWSFNQRLIGRIAEHHVAYWNAPLMRA, from the coding sequence ATGTTGGCTCATCCCGATACGGTCTTTATCGACGAAGGCATCGATTTTCTCAATCCACAACTCTATTCGGCGTGTCGCGCCCCATTCGGGATGGCGACGGTTCTTCCCCGCCGCGCCTACACGTCGGAGGTGTTTCAGCGTCTCGAAAATGAGAAGGTCTGGACGCGGGATTGGGTCTGTATCGGCACGGCGCCCGAAATTGCCAATCCTCTCGATCTTCTGCCCTACACGATCGGCCAGCATGCCATTCATGTTCAGAGATCGGAGGATGGCGAACTGATCGGACGCTTCAACAAGGCCCAGCACGGCGGCTGTCGCGCCATTCCGGCACAATGCCGGACCGGCAAGAAGACCAAGTGTTCCTACACATCGTGTGGTTACAGCCGTGACAGCGAGGTGATTCACGGCGAATCCCTCTCCGAGATGACGCCGCAGATGGGGCAATTTCTGGGTGCCATCCCGGAGCGTCTTCTGCCGGTGAAGGTCAAGACCTGCGGACCGCTGATTTTCGCCAACATCGATCCAACGCCTGGAACAAAGCAAACCCTGCACGGTCCGGAATGGACCGAGAATTTGGTGCGTCTGGAAGGCCATTGGCAGGAACACCGGGCGAACTGGAAGCTGGCTGGGGCGGCTATTGTCGATGTAGCGCGTTCCTGCCTGAGCGGCGGTGGTGGCGCCACCAACTACGTCAGTGCCGAATGGGCTTTCCCGAATCTCATCCTAGTCCGGTCACGCCATGCCACGCTCGTAGTGGTGTTGCAGCCGACCGCGATGGATCGGACGCTCTGGCGATTGTCGTTCTTTGCCCAGCCGGAGCTTTCGCATTCAACGCATGAGGTTGCCTGCGGCAAGCTGCTGGGCCTGCTCGACCAGGCGTCAGCGGTTGCGAAGTCGCTGCAGTCGGAAATCGAGATGTCGCTGGCATCGGACCTCACGGAGCGCACCCGCGCGGGCTGGTCATTCAATCAAAGGCTGATTGGACGGATCGCGGAACACCATGTCGCCTATTGGAATGCACCATTGATGCGGGCTTGA
- a CDS encoding helix-turn-helix domain-containing protein, which produces MKRKIPEDVHETVVEKTEYRTSSNAPVEANRSLERALGAKIRDTRRELDLSVLDLSNAASISAGMLSKIENGQISPSLSTLQSIANALTIPLSLLFAASEERRDCSFVRDKQGVVIERRGTKVGHVYQLLGHVHGDDVGVEPYLIEIKEEAETYTGFQHAGTEFIYMLTGEVVYRHGNKNYRLRPGDSMLFDSSALHGPELLVKRPMTYLSIIIYPRRRA; this is translated from the coding sequence ATGAAGAGGAAGATTCCGGAGGACGTGCATGAAACTGTCGTCGAGAAGACCGAATATCGCACGAGCTCGAACGCGCCGGTCGAAGCCAATCGAAGCCTGGAGCGCGCGCTCGGCGCCAAGATCAGAGACACTCGTCGCGAGCTGGATCTTTCGGTTCTCGATCTTTCCAATGCAGCGAGCATCTCCGCCGGCATGCTTTCGAAGATTGAAAATGGCCAGATTTCGCCGTCACTTTCTACGCTTCAGTCGATCGCGAATGCGCTCACCATTCCCCTCAGTTTATTGTTTGCTGCATCCGAAGAGCGCCGCGACTGTTCATTCGTCCGCGACAAGCAAGGCGTCGTAATCGAACGTCGGGGCACAAAAGTGGGACACGTCTATCAACTGCTCGGACATGTCCACGGTGACGACGTCGGCGTTGAACCGTACCTCATCGAGATCAAGGAAGAGGCCGAGACTTATACCGGCTTTCAGCACGCCGGCACCGAATTCATCTATATGCTTACCGGCGAGGTCGTCTATCGCCACGGCAACAAGAACTACCGGCTGCGCCCGGGCGACTCCATGCTGTTCGACTCTAGCGCGTTGCATGGACCTGAATTGCTGGTGAAACGGCCGATGACGTACCTCTCGATTATCATTTATCCGCGACGCCGGGCCTAA
- the urtC gene encoding urea ABC transporter permease subunit UrtC, which yields MNLYHKVSAQWLAYLVFFVVLAAVPLAVSDMFLLNQLATYGVFGMLALSISLCWGFGGILNLGQGIPFGLGAYGMAMTMQMQSQDAANPMPPFMLNNSLDHLPLLWVPFGNTTVGIVLSLVVPTLFCAIFGSLMFRARVSGPFFAIMTLAMLSAWYTLILDIQPYTNGVNGITPPAPLKLGDLAIDPYSAGAYWLVLALLAGATVAAKLMTRSRFGLVVQAIRNDAERVRFLGYNVAGYETAIYTVSGFFAAVAGCCWVMMTQYVSPAQFDTTFSLSMVIWAGIGGRMSLLGSILGAFLIQSAQSYLGDTFLNTWLLVLGAFFILVVRFLPKGLIGLLESALARLSAGSKKGGNGVSAHRLFPQPGE from the coding sequence ATGAACCTCTATCACAAGGTGAGCGCCCAATGGTTGGCTTATCTGGTGTTCTTCGTAGTCCTCGCGGCGGTGCCGCTGGCGGTGAGTGACATGTTCCTTCTCAACCAGCTTGCGACCTACGGCGTGTTTGGCATGCTCGCGCTGTCGATAAGCCTGTGCTGGGGTTTCGGCGGCATTCTTAACCTGGGGCAGGGCATTCCCTTTGGTCTTGGCGCCTACGGCATGGCCATGACCATGCAGATGCAGTCGCAGGATGCGGCGAACCCGATGCCGCCCTTTATGCTCAACAACAGTCTGGATCATCTCCCGTTGCTATGGGTGCCGTTTGGCAACACGACGGTGGGCATCGTGCTTTCCCTGGTGGTGCCGACACTGTTCTGCGCGATTTTCGGTAGTCTCATGTTCCGCGCCCGGGTATCGGGGCCGTTTTTTGCCATCATGACGCTCGCGATGCTGAGCGCATGGTACACACTGATCCTCGACATTCAGCCCTACACCAACGGCGTCAACGGTATTACGCCGCCGGCGCCCTTGAAACTGGGTGATCTCGCGATCGACCCCTACAGCGCCGGCGCCTATTGGCTGGTGCTCGCTCTCCTGGCCGGGGCGACGGTGGCGGCCAAGCTGATGACCCGCAGCCGGTTCGGTCTTGTCGTGCAGGCCATTCGCAACGACGCCGAGCGCGTGCGCTTTCTCGGCTACAACGTCGCAGGTTATGAGACGGCGATTTATACTGTCTCCGGCTTCTTCGCCGCGGTGGCGGGCTGCTGCTGGGTCATGATGACGCAATACGTCTCGCCCGCGCAATTCGATACCACCTTCAGCCTGTCGATGGTGATCTGGGCCGGCATCGGCGGCCGGATGTCGCTGCTGGGGTCCATTCTCGGCGCGTTCCTCATCCAATCGGCGCAGAGCTATCTGGGCGACACATTCCTCAACACCTGGCTGTTGGTGCTCGGCGCCTTCTTCATCCTGGTAGTCCGCTTCCTCCCCAAGGGTCTGATCGGTTTGCTGGAGAGCGCTCTGGCGCGCCTGTCGGCCGGCTCAAAGAAGGGCGGCAACGGCGTATCGGCCCATCGTCTCTTCCCGCAGCCGGGCGAATAG
- a CDS encoding tetratricopeptide repeat protein — translation MLTTADGEAAFNDRNYEKAREIWEPLAERGQAEAWLGSLYANGLGTERDAARAFALYRRAAEKGNPLAANNVAVMYAKGDGVAIDPAEAASWFRRAAEQGDAFGQFNYAVALTKGLGITVDLPQAVEWYRKAAQGGHYPSQARLGYCYAKGLGTAIDRIEAFVWLSAAARHGVGLAMAELEEIVRAMDEEERLEARRRLAERLGSQGTTRLSA, via the coding sequence ATGTTGACCACCGCCGATGGTGAGGCCGCCTTCAACGACCGCAATTACGAGAAGGCGCGCGAGATCTGGGAACCGCTAGCGGAGCGCGGCCAGGCCGAGGCATGGCTGGGCTCGCTTTATGCCAACGGGCTTGGAACCGAGCGGGACGCGGCGCGCGCCTTTGCGCTTTACCGGCGCGCAGCAGAAAAAGGCAACCCGCTTGCGGCCAACAACGTAGCGGTGATGTATGCCAAGGGTGACGGCGTCGCGATCGATCCTGCTGAAGCCGCATCATGGTTTCGCCGGGCCGCCGAACAGGGCGATGCGTTCGGCCAGTTCAACTACGCGGTCGCCTTGACCAAGGGGCTCGGCATCACCGTCGACCTGCCGCAGGCCGTCGAGTGGTACCGTAAGGCTGCGCAGGGCGGTCACTATCCGTCTCAGGCGCGTCTTGGCTATTGCTACGCCAAGGGCCTCGGCACGGCGATCGATCGTATCGAGGCGTTTGTCTGGCTCAGCGCCGCCGCGCGGCACGGCGTGGGGCTCGCAATGGCCGAACTCGAGGAAATCGTGCGAGCCATGGACGAAGAAGAGAGGCTGGAAGCTCGGCGGCGCCTCGCCGAGCGGCTCGGATCTCAAGGGACGACGCGGTTGTCGGCCTGA
- the urtD gene encoding urea ABC transporter ATP-binding protein UrtD, translated as MGFLEIHNLSKSFDTVGVINDFSMELVELTLCCLVGPNGAGKTTTMDLITGRQKPTSGRIVFCEDDITGLDEHEIARRGIGRKFQVPAVFRDLTVHQNLEVAYSRSTHPLKNMFRFKEPLFAAKLDEVLALTGLSGRLNDEAGILSHGETQWLEIGMVLMQNPRLLLLDEPVAGMTEPEIEKTVAILNNLKRTNTLLVVEHDMAFVREIADVVTVMHMGSLLAQGPISEIETNERVREVYLGETEEA; from the coding sequence ATGGGCTTTCTTGAGATCCATAACCTCAGCAAGAGCTTCGATACCGTTGGAGTGATCAACGATTTCAGCATGGAGCTCGTCGAGTTGACGTTGTGTTGCCTGGTCGGCCCGAACGGTGCCGGCAAGACGACGACGATGGACCTGATCACCGGCCGACAAAAGCCGACATCGGGCCGGATTGTGTTCTGCGAAGACGATATTACGGGTCTCGACGAGCACGAGATCGCCCGGCGCGGCATCGGCCGCAAGTTCCAGGTACCCGCCGTATTCCGCGACCTGACCGTCCATCAGAACCTCGAAGTCGCCTACAGCCGCAGCACCCATCCGTTGAAGAACATGTTTCGGTTCAAGGAGCCGTTATTCGCCGCCAAGCTGGATGAGGTGCTGGCGCTTACAGGGCTTTCCGGACGGCTGAATGACGAGGCGGGCATCCTGTCGCACGGCGAAACCCAATGGCTCGAGATCGGGATGGTGCTGATGCAGAACCCGCGCCTTCTGCTTTTGGACGAGCCTGTCGCCGGCATGACCGAGCCCGAGATTGAGAAGACCGTGGCGATCCTGAACAATCTTAAGCGCACCAATACGCTCCTGGTTGTGGAGCACGACATGGCGTTCGTTCGCGAAATCGCCGACGTCGTCACCGTGATGCATATGGGCAGCCTGCTCGCACAGGGACCGATCAGCGAGATCGAGACCAACGAGCGCGTCCGGGAAGTCTATCTCGGCGAGACGGAAGAAGCTTGA
- a CDS encoding transporter substrate-binding domain-containing protein, whose translation MRADRRSFMKAATLGAAAAVAAPYGFVKTINQAWGAQSWLKKGEPIKIGLLFSLSGGLAVPEEDSTLVMQYAIDEINKNGGIAGSPIEPVIVDAKSDFNVYSEKTKELILRNRVVAIFGCYTSASRKAILPTVMAQNHLLYYPTCYEGAECTQNTICTGPLANQHSRDLIPFMVEQFGKKVFFVGSNYVWPKESNKNAKVWLEKAGGELLGEEYIPLGSSEFGPVLNKIREAKPSFIFSTVVGASDIAFHKQFKQEGFKVDSMPIASLTTGEIETRAMGNEFGAGHFLSAPYFQGLDNPTNHKFVEGFLKSKYGKNGTTHYNMEETYLSAYVFKYGLEKAIAAGGIEAVTPRSIRDHSGGVRVEDAISPEGLVWIDDQNFNTWLKPKIGQCQADGSFKIVKASAEHVAPDPYSIYPDLGKCTADGLKAADGKVRKSVI comes from the coding sequence ATGCGGGCAGATCGTCGATCCTTTATGAAGGCTGCAACTCTTGGCGCGGCGGCCGCCGTTGCCGCGCCGTACGGATTCGTGAAGACCATCAATCAGGCGTGGGGCGCGCAGTCGTGGCTGAAGAAGGGCGAGCCCATCAAGATCGGTCTGCTGTTCTCACTCTCCGGCGGCTTGGCCGTGCCGGAGGAGGACTCGACCCTCGTCATGCAATACGCGATTGACGAGATCAACAAGAATGGCGGCATCGCCGGCTCGCCGATCGAGCCCGTCATTGTCGACGCCAAGTCCGATTTCAACGTCTACTCGGAAAAAACCAAGGAGCTGATCCTCCGTAACCGGGTGGTCGCGATCTTCGGCTGCTACACCTCGGCAAGCCGCAAGGCGATCCTGCCCACCGTGATGGCGCAGAACCATCTGCTTTATTATCCGACCTGTTACGAGGGCGCCGAGTGCACGCAGAACACGATCTGCACCGGGCCGTTGGCCAACCAGCATTCCAGGGATCTCATTCCCTTCATGGTCGAGCAGTTCGGCAAGAAGGTATTCTTCGTCGGCTCCAACTATGTGTGGCCGAAGGAGTCGAACAAGAACGCCAAGGTCTGGCTGGAGAAGGCCGGCGGTGAGTTGCTTGGCGAAGAATACATTCCGCTCGGCAGTTCGGAATTCGGCCCCGTGCTGAACAAGATCCGCGAAGCCAAGCCCAGCTTCATCTTCTCCACCGTGGTGGGGGCGTCCGATATCGCCTTCCACAAGCAGTTCAAGCAGGAAGGCTTCAAGGTGGATTCGATGCCGATCGCCTCGCTGACGACCGGCGAGATCGAAACCCGCGCGATGGGCAACGAGTTCGGCGCCGGCCATTTCCTGTCCGCGCCGTATTTCCAGGGCCTCGACAATCCGACCAACCACAAGTTTGTCGAGGGTTTCCTCAAGAGTAAATACGGCAAGAACGGCACAACCCACTACAACATGGAAGAAACCTATCTTTCCGCCTACGTGTTCAAATACGGTCTCGAAAAAGCGATCGCGGCAGGCGGCATCGAAGCGGTGACGCCACGCTCGATCCGGGACCACAGCGGCGGCGTCCGTGTCGAGGATGCGATTTCTCCGGAAGGCCTGGTCTGGATCGATGATCAGAACTTCAACACCTGGCTGAAGCCGAAGATTGGTCAGTGCCAGGCCGACGGTAGCTTCAAGATCGTCAAGGCCTCGGCCGAGCACGTCGCGCCGGATCCCTATTCGATCTACCCGGATCTTGGCAAATGTACCGCTGACGGCCTCAAGGCGGCGGACGGCAAGGTGCGCAAGAGCGTGATCTGA
- the urtB gene encoding urea ABC transporter permease subunit UrtB — translation MAIGSFFTTFEWSAFINALILGVSIASIWLIAALGLTIIYGAAGVINMAHGEFIMLGAYSSYMLQSFLGLPFVFCVPASFLIVAAVGLVLERGLIRYLYKRPLDTLLATFGVSLVLMQGVRLIFGSDPKYIAVPPIFSSNIQFAFVNISVFRLVVLLVTIAIVTALWALFYRTRFGVQVRAVMQDKEMAASFGVNADRIYMLTFALGAGLAGLAGSLFGVLNIVLPTMGTAYVVQAFLVVVVGGGTLAGSVAAGGATGELQSIFAYFTNDTFARFVLFVLIVVFLRIRPQGLFTPAAKRR, via the coding sequence ATGGCGATCGGATCGTTCTTCACGACCTTCGAATGGAGCGCATTCATCAATGCGCTCATTCTCGGAGTCAGCATCGCCAGCATTTGGCTGATTGCGGCGCTGGGGCTGACGATCATCTATGGCGCGGCCGGTGTCATCAACATGGCGCATGGCGAATTCATCATGCTGGGGGCGTACAGCTCCTACATGCTGCAGAGCTTCCTGGGGCTGCCGTTTGTGTTCTGCGTTCCGGCTTCATTTCTGATCGTGGCGGCGGTGGGGCTGGTGCTCGAACGCGGCCTGATCCGCTATCTGTACAAGCGCCCGCTGGATACGCTGCTGGCCACTTTCGGTGTCTCGCTCGTGCTGATGCAGGGTGTGCGGCTGATCTTCGGCAGCGATCCGAAATACATCGCGGTGCCGCCGATCTTTTCCAGCAACATTCAGTTCGCTTTCGTGAACATCTCGGTGTTCCGTCTCGTGGTTCTGCTCGTGACGATCGCGATCGTCACGGCGTTGTGGGCGCTGTTCTACCGCACGCGCTTTGGCGTACAGGTGCGAGCCGTCATGCAGGACAAGGAGATGGCGGCGTCCTTTGGGGTCAATGCGGACCGCATCTACATGCTGACCTTTGCGCTCGGCGCCGGGCTTGCGGGACTCGCGGGCTCGCTGTTCGGCGTCCTCAACATCGTCCTTCCGACGATGGGGACGGCTTATGTCGTGCAGGCCTTTCTGGTCGTCGTGGTCGGCGGCGGAACGCTTGCCGGCAGCGTCGCTGCGGGTGGCGCGACCGGCGAGTTGCAATCGATCTTCGCCTATTTCACCAACGACACCTTCGCTCGTTTCGTTCTGTTCGTGCTGATCGTGGTGTTCCTGCGGATCCGGCCTCAGGGGCTATTCACGCCGGCTGCAAAGCGTCGCTAG
- a CDS encoding ATP-binding cassette domain-containing protein, with protein MLLSMDRVTSYYGKTPILKDFSFGVQQGKCVCVLGRNGVGKTTLMRTIMGLTDRSVGDIAIEGQNINSSPTYLRAKLGIGYVPQGRGILSEFTVRENILLGTFARHDGRSEIPEICLQMFPDLKVSLDRRAGLLSGGQKQQLAIARALAVDPKILLLDEPTEGIQPNIVHEIGETLLTLNRKFGITLLLTEQHIRVARRLGDTFLMVDNGRVVANGPMAELTDGVIHKYLTI; from the coding sequence ATGCTTTTGTCGATGGATCGCGTCACCTCCTATTATGGCAAAACGCCTATCCTGAAGGACTTTTCGTTCGGGGTCCAGCAAGGCAAATGCGTTTGTGTGCTGGGCCGTAATGGCGTCGGCAAGACCACCCTGATGCGGACGATCATGGGACTGACCGATCGTTCCGTCGGCGACATCGCCATCGAAGGGCAAAACATCAATTCATCTCCCACCTATCTCCGGGCAAAGCTCGGGATCGGCTACGTTCCGCAGGGGCGGGGAATTCTTTCGGAATTTACCGTTCGGGAAAACATTCTCCTGGGGACCTTCGCGCGCCACGACGGTCGTTCGGAGATACCCGAGATTTGCCTTCAGATGTTCCCCGATCTGAAGGTTAGTCTCGACCGCCGGGCAGGTCTTCTGTCCGGCGGTCAAAAACAGCAACTCGCGATCGCCCGTGCGCTTGCAGTCGATCCGAAGATTCTTCTGCTCGACGAGCCGACCGAAGGCATCCAGCCGAACATCGTCCACGAGATCGGCGAGACCTTGCTTACGCTCAATCGCAAGTTCGGCATCACGCTGCTGTTGACTGAACAGCACATCCGGGTCGCGCGACGGCTCGGAGACACGTTCCTCATGGTCGATAACGGGCGCGTGGTCGCAAACGGACCGATGGCCGAACTAACCGACGGCGTCATCCACAAATACCTCACCATCTAG